Genomic segment of Salvia hispanica cultivar TCC Black 2014 chromosome 2, UniMelb_Shisp_WGS_1.0, whole genome shotgun sequence:
ATAGTGGAATAAAGTGACGGCTCATTCTTggtaaatagtagtaatagattattttttttccaattatattgaataatattatattaatttgggTCATCCCATTATTTAAtaactaaatcaaatattaataaggTTAGATTAGGTTAATtcatatcttcttcttctccgcCGCTTCCTTCTTTTCCCtgtaagttttatttttcactatattttaatttctcttccttttcttcttctatttttataaatatgaattgatttggacttaaatgcaataacttaaactataaaaaatgtttttgataTACTTTTAGTgataaaaagtattttttcttcaaaaacctaTAATATGATTGGTTTTGCAGTACCATTAGAGGTGTTATTCTAATGCATTTTAGATTTTGCAGTACTATTAGAGATGGTCTCATAAGTTTAGTATGATTAGttggtgacaaattatttcttcttttagaTTTTCGATTTTAGgatattttccaaacaaaCCACATTCTATACTAAGTTCACAAATAGTGGGCTGGCCTTAAAACTATGatttatcattcaaatttttaaaagtgtaGGGCAAATAAGAATTTGATCATACTTCATTATTTCTCAGGCAACTAACCTTTGCtacattttttcatataaatatgctaaCTAAGTACTGTATTTCTTAGGCAATTAACCTTTGCTCCATTTTCccatataaatatgctaaCTATGCCGTGTATAGCTCATTTATTAGGTATAGTTTgtagtttcaattttgtaaCTGTAGTACTATTGTATAGTTGGGTATTTGGCGGTTTCAATTTAAtcactactaattaattaggtatagTTGGCATTTCTatcactatttattagtaattaGGTATAGCTGGCCTTAATTATCAACTTCATTACTCTTTTTAGGCATAGTGGGTAGTTTCTCCCATGTCCATAAATTTAAGAGCATCCTTCCAAATAGTGATGCCACCAGTCCCCGTTTCAACAGAGATGGGTGCGTAACTGGTCTGACTTTGGAATTGATGGTTTTGTTTCAAAGTTGTCGATTTTCAAGAATCTGTGCTAAAGCCACAGCAGGGGTTGCTTTGCTCTAATgtgcacatattttattcataaataaaatattaaaatattaagtttattttataaaaaatagtaatagcACCCCTTGTTGTGGTTTTGAGCACAGCAGGGAATCCAAACCTGATTTTCAAtggatttttcaattttttataattttagtttctGTTCCAATTCTAGTTCCAATCAAACCAATTGGCCACTTTTGACTCGATCGAACTGTGAACATTTCAGTTTGAAAATTGTAACTGCCGATTCCAATCTGTTTACCGTTAATCAGACATCCTTACTTCCAAAACAGAACGCCTCTACTCTCTTGCATACACCTCTCCTTTCTCTTGGGTTCTCATAGTCGGTTgggcaaaaaaataaaataaatgtcaCATTCTTATTAATAACACTAGTGTTACGTTTAAATGTCATACGTGACTGGAAAAGACACTGGTGCTGGAGAGTATTTATGAATTATCATATCAATTGAAAAGCAATACCCCTccaatataaaatgatataatggatttgtatatattcaaaactcaaaatttctGTCTATTGCTTTTGCATATACGTAAAATAGTAATCtatatattctctttttcttttgacatgtgatattattagtaatatttgttaagataatagtactacttttaATAAGAACTCTAATCAtcattattagtttattactaccaaattaaatcttaaaaaaatcatatagtaTATTCTAacatggaataaaaaaataataaaagttgctttatttatttattaattctgtttttcaaaaatctatTGTGACTGATCTCACTCAAAACACATTTGCATATCCAACACGGCTTCTTGCTTATCAAATTGACACCACCACCGTTGCTTTCATTTCCCTTCGCATGTTCTCACACTTTCTTGATTTAAACaaacaatatattaatactCCTGATTATTGATAAACGAAGTAACTAGTCACCATACTAGACTGATGAATCACAACGTCAAATTGCATGacttttttcaataatttacaaCTACTTCCAAGGCttgattttccaaaaaaaaaacataagttaaaaaaacaaaaatttaattaggacATAAATTCATAAACTATACTCTCTTTCATGCACGCTATATATGAAAAAGCATATCCATGTGAAAATTCGACGAAATGGCTCATTCGGTTCCATACTTTTCCAAATAAATGCACTTATGAGAATCCCAGCCTCTATTTCATTAGTGTGAGACATTTACTTTAGACATagagattaaaaataaatgaaatttttaacgagttaattgaagtgaaaaataaaatggattaaattttggcataaaaaggaaattacaTAACTATAACGGGACCGTCCAAAAAAGAGATATGACCCGACATTAATCTGAAAgaaaagtcaaattccataaattggagtatttttaaaagaaaattaaattcaaaaagatGTAGAACCGTTGATTTGTTTCTGCCTCTGTATCTCATCTATAAGGCTATTCAAAGCGTTCCACGATGATCCACCTTCACTGGTAGCTTTGATGGCCGCCGCAGCAATCTCCTTCGCCTTCTCCCTCACCTCTCCCCCCTTCCCGCCCTCCATCAACTCCCTCACTCCTCTCCTCAAGCTCTCCGCACTCACAAATCCCTTCGCTTTCCCATCCACCGTCTCAACCCTCAGCCCAACCTTAATCTCCTCCACCACCATCTTCGCATTCAGCCCTTGCTCCGCCATCATCGGCCACGCCAGAATCGGAACTCCCGCGCATATCCCATCCAGCACCGAGTTCCACCCGCAGTGGCTCAGGAACCCCCCAACACTCGGGTGCTCCAGAATCTCCTCTTGATCAACCCATTCCGTCACCACTAGTCCTCTTTCAGTCTCCACATCTAACTCATTCATCTCGCTCTTTTTCGCAACCCATAAGAAGCTCACCTCCGCGGATACCAGCCCCAGGGCTATTTCCTGGAGCTGAGCTGACGGGATTTGAACCTGTGACCCAAACGCGACATACAGAACTGGACCATGACGTCGGTCGAGCCATTCCATCCATGgttttttcttctcatcaAACCTTTTTGGTAGCTTTGTGAGACAGAGCGGGCCGATGCTCCATGCTCTAGCCTTGCAATCATTGTTGAAGTAGTCAGCGTAGATCGGCTCGAGCTCGTAGAAAGTGTTAGCTAACAAACCAAAGCTGTTCTGTGTCGCTGTGGAGCACTGGATGATGAAATCCATGTGGGGACCGCTCGGGTCACGCTGATCGAACGGCGCATCGAAGTCTTTTCTGGTGATCTGGATCCACGGGAACCTGACGAGGGGGACGGCCCCATTGTCAGACTCGTGGGCCCACAGTAGGCCGTTCATGCCGGCGTCTCTGGACACCGCCATGGCGTAGTGGCTCATGCCGTAGAAGCTGAGGCGAGGGATGCCGAATTTGGAGGCTGAGGCTAAGGTCCAGGGGAGGAAGCCGTCTGATATAATGCAGGAGACACGTGCGTGGATTCTTTCTAGCTCTTTCTCGAAGGAGGGTTGGAGGAGCTCGAGGGCGCGGACGAAGGGGATGAAGAGGGACATGGAGGGGAGTTTGTCTGTGCTCTCGGCTCCGGTGGGGATGCCGGGGATGTTTTGGGGGAAGGGGAGGGCGACAATGGAGAGgtcggtggtggtggtggtggtggttgcGGTGAGGGATTCGGAGATGAAGGGGAGATTGGAGGGGGTGGTGAAGATGGTGACGGTGGCGAGGCcgcggtggaggaggaggtgaGTGAGGTGGAGAAGGGGGATCGTGTGGCCCTTTGACATGAAGGGGAACATCACTATGTGAGGATTGGAAGATAGAGGAGccatttgtgtgtgtgtgttgtgtgttcgtgtgtttggtttgattttatagagaaaatgatttaaaatttttaataaaattctatattaatttaataataaatatgagtaacataatttaacaaaatacaaggttcaaattctaaaatatacttataaaaatgaaatgagatcaACTTATTGTTAAAAATATGAGGCATTTAATGATAGTCTACAAGAGTATCAAATAGTAGTGAAAAATACTAGccttatagtaaaaaaaaaattaatacagtatttgtttatttttatctaatttttgaaattaatttctatttatttatattaaattttattttcacaaataatatttcgATTATTTGagtgaataaaaatgaaaaatgtctCGATACTTTGGTGTCATAAGTCATAAATGTGCAGATGTAACTATATTTATGTGGGCTTccaattctttctttttctattctttATTAGTATGATTTTCAACGTTAGACATTACTACACTAGTATAGTAGTAGTGTAGTAGTGtaactatatttttagttattaagTACTTTATATTTACATGCCGTGTGCGAAATTCCTATATCGTTGCACATGCCGTGTGCGAAATTTTGTAATACTTTCCAATAGATTTTTAGggtaaaataatttatggctATTAAATGATTTTGGGGTAAAAGAATTTATGGCTATTAAATTCTTTTTGCATTATTGTGGAGTATTTGTGTAATTAcattctctctcctttttctaaaagtatgaattttaagaTGACATTAGTTTTAATGGTAAATCGATAAGTAATAGAGAGATATTAAGAAGTTtgctaaaatagaaaaattttattttaaaggacgaactaaaaaaagaagagtttctatttttacgggacgaaggaagtatagTTTAATCACCGATAAGTGGTCAAATCGATCTGACCGATCGAACCACGTACAAACAGATAGCTTCGATTCGTTTACACGCTCGGGTTTTAATTTCGTTGGTTTTTATTTCTACACAATCACCGGTCTTAATTTATGCCAAGTTGATGAATAACCGACATGACCTctgttttcaaatattatgaatttgaaaaagttaaacaTATGGTCTATTTTTTCCAACAAGTCAAATGCTCTTGCAATCAGCATTAATATTGTCCGTTCATATCTGTAGATAGTGTTAGAACATGCATAGAGAAATGAAAGCAAAAGGTTGAATTGGGGTTAAAATCAGAAGGTGGTGGTGTCCATTTAAGCAAGAGAAGCCGTGTTGGATTTGTTAATGGGTATGAAATGTGAGAGAGGAAATGATGGGGATGCCTATCAATATCATTATTGGAACTCAATATCTATTTTTGAATCTTACTGCTTTAATGTACCGACATTTTGCCAAATGAGctcgaattaaaaaaaaatatgtaagtcaaattttccatatatccttttcttttatttgtatttttgtatgaaatgtttaatttctttcCTTTATGGAATACTTTTCATTTAAACACACAGCAACactataaaattcaattataaatataaattataattatgatattgaatatatattagtaatattttattacatttttttgcttttacaaaaatatttgtaatatattgttttgttttctataACGCTTTTTATCTTTGTATACTCGAAGCTAATCATTTACTCCAAGAATAATATCTGTAATAATCTAATATAATAAGTAGAATCTATAAGAATTgcataaatgatattttcgGTTATAGGATTTTGACGTGTCCCAATAACTTTGTGTGATTAGACAACTTTAAATAACTTgctaaaaattgaatgaagtatttttgttaatttaatctgtgcatttattgatatttatcaatatctgaattttttttatgaaggagtcaatgttttaattaaagatatatactttgatttttatatattgaattcgTAATTGCATAAACTTATTGGAAAAGTTGAATCTCATCCTTGAAAGTAGCATTAttgagaaagtaaaataaaggTTCAAAATCACATTTCGTGCATGCGTAGACCATACACGCCAAACACAACAATCTAAAGAACTTCCCATTCAAAACACATGTGTGAAAATAATTACATtctataagaaaatgaaaaatactgCACATCCAAAAATCGAAATTCACGGGATTGGACATAgtgtaaattgatttttttcaatgaaataCATTATCTATTCATTAATTCTTGAAAAGGATTTCTTGAAActggaaaaataatttgttgtatAAAGATTGACATGTAATCAAGTCAGTCACATTTTAATTCGGGAAAATGATTCCTTATTTCGCGAATAATAGAGTTAACAATCTTAAGTTCTAAACTTACAAGTTAAAGCCTAAAAAAAGACAACCATATTATAATTCTCAATGCTGCATTTATCTCTGGCCCAAAAGCCCAACGCCATAACTCGTCTCAAAATAACACCTTACTAATACAAAAGTGTGAAATATGATgaaaaacttttcaaattttcaataaattctGAATTTTGACGCCAATTAACGTCTAAAGTTTTAACCTCAATCCTTGagacaaaaactaaatatagtactcatttatctaaaattaaaGGTTGAGTGAGTATTATTACTAACATTCAAAGACTAATTGTCTAAATTCCAAAAAACACTAAACTTAAAATTACCTCTATCTAATTTTCATACgaaataattaaggatttaACTTCATGGAAAGTACTATGACAAGTTATAAACCACACTCCCTCCCTCCGGCAATAAATGTCACAATTTTGATAGATGCATAtgttatgaaaatatttgactttataaaacaaagtcgataaaaaagttagttgaatgtgaGTTCTAATTTTACACATTAAAACGTGACTGAtcagttaatggaatgtgaggtccacGTTTATTGGCGACTgacgaaaaatgaaaaatgtgactcttaacgACAGACGAAGAGTAAATTTCTTTcactatttggaatttttatgTACAAAATGTATCACACATTCACTCCAAATACAGAAAACTCATGATTTTGAATAACCTAAACATTATAAACCCTCCTCCCTCACCTCAACACCACCTCCTTCTTCCTCAGCAGCCACAGCTCTGCAAATTGGGCAAACGGGAGCCCTCAGCAGCCACAAATCCACGCACTCCGCGTGGAAGCTGTGGTTGCACGAGGGCAGCAGCCGGCATCTCTCCCCGGCCCTGAACTTCTCTAAGCACACGGCGCAGTCCCCTGCCGGGCTGCTGCCTTTAGCCTTGGCCGCGAAGTCAAAGCACGGTAGCTTCTCTATGTCGTCCCGAGACATGCTCGTGCTCCCCAAGCTCTCCCTCTCCACCGCGTTTCTCCTCTGATCACTACCAACGTCGTTCCTCAGCGTCCGCCCCACGATCCACACGTGGATCAGGACCAGCACGCCCATGCCTAGGAACAGCAGGATCACGGAGATCACGATCGCCATTACTAGGATCTGCGTTGCTAGACCTA
This window contains:
- the LOC125204300 gene encoding UDP-glycosyltransferase 90A1-like, producing the protein MAPLSSNPHIVMFPFMSKGHTIPLLHLTHLLLHRGLATVTIFTTPSNLPFISESLTATTTTTTTDLSIVALPFPQNIPGIPTGAESTDKLPSMSLFIPFVRALELLQPSFEKELERIHARVSCIISDGFLPWTLASASKFGIPRLSFYGMSHYAMAVSRDAGMNGLLWAHESDNGAVPLVRFPWIQITRKDFDAPFDQRDPSGPHMDFIIQCSTATQNSFGLLANTFYELEPIYADYFNNDCKARAWSIGPLCLTKLPKRFDEKKKPWMEWLDRRHGPVLYVAFGSQVQIPSAQLQEIALGLVSAEVSFLWVAKKSEMNELDVETERGLVVTEWVDQEEILEHPSVGGFLSHCGWNSVLDGICAGVPILAWPMMAEQGLNAKMVVEEIKVGLRVETVDGKAKGFVSAESLRRGVRELMEGGKGGEVREKAKEIAAAAIKATSEGGSSWNALNSLIDEIQRQKQINGSTSF
- the LOC125208523 gene encoding RING-H2 finger protein ATL56-like, whose translation is MFEMEKHSVGLATQILVMAIVISVILLFLGMGVLVLIHVWIVGRTLRNDVGSDQRRNAVERESLGSTSMSRDDIEKLPCFDFAAKAKGSSPAGDCAVCLEKFRAGERCRLLPSCNHSFHAECVDLWLLRAPVCPICRAVAAEEEGGGVEVREEGL